The Microbacterium trichothecenolyticum sequence CGATCTGCGCGCAGCGCAGTGCGATGGCCCACTCGCCGTCGCCCGAAGCGTCCGTCCAGCCCACGGCTCCGGCGTAGCGACCCCGGTCGAACGGCTCGAGGCGGCGGATGACGTCCATCGCGGCGGCCGTGGGCGTTCCGGCGACGGCGGCGGTGGGATGCAGCACCGACAGCAGGTCGAGCGACGACGCGTTCTCGCTCAGCACGCCCTCGACGTCGGTGGCGAGGTGCCAGACGTTCGGCAGCTTCAGCGTGAACGGCTGATCGGCCGCGGCGAGCGACGAGGTGTGCGGTTCGAGCGCCGTCAGTACGCTACGCACCGCGAAGCGATGCTCCTCCTGGTCTTTCGTGCTGCGCGTGAGGGCGACCGCGGCAGCCACGTCACTGTCGGCGTCGCCGCCGCGCGCGGTCGTGCCGGCCAGCACGCGCGCGGTCACGGTCCGCTTCGACACGGTCACGAGGGTCTCGGGGCTCGCGCCGATGAGGCCGTCGACGGCGAAGACCCAGCAGTCGGGGTAGCCCTCGAGCAGCGATCGCACCAGGCGCCGTAGGTCGGAGCCGGCCGGAACGGTGCCGACGATGTCGCGGGCGAGCACGACCTTGCCGACCTCGCGGGCGCCGATGGCTTCGACGGCCTGGCGGACGGCATCCTGATAGCCCTCGGCGCTCTGCCGACCGGGGCCGAGCGTGGCCGACCAGTGCGGGCCGAACGGGGAGCGCGGGGGAAGCTCGGGCTCGTGCTCGTCGGGGGTGTCGTCGAAGGCGAGCCGGGTCACCCACGCGCGGCCGCTGTGGCGTCCGACGATCATGCCGGGTACGCGCAGCACGTTGTCTCGTTCGGACTGCGGGTCGAACACGAACGACCCGAAAGCGACCAGGCCCGTCCCCGGCAACTGCACCGGGTCGTCGATCTCGGCGGCGGCCGCGATCGCGCGCCAGCGCTCGGCGATCGAGGCGTCGCCGGGCTGTGCGCCCACGTAACGCAGCGTCAGCAGGTCGCCGAAGGCCGCGAGCGACTCGCCTCGCCGACACCAGAAGAGCGGGTCGTACGGCGTGGTGTAGGCCAGGACATCGTCCATGGGAGGGAGTTCCCGTGTGACCACGCGCAGGCGCGGCACGGCGTCATCCGCGGGTTCGAGCACGTCTTTCAGCGTAGACCCGCCCACCGCGCGGGGCGGCGACGGCCACCGGATGGCGACCTAGAATCCGAATCATGAGCAACCGTCCCGCCCCCGGCACCCGCCTGCTGTTCGAGTGGCGCAAATGGGACGGCTCGCCGCACTGGGTGCAAGACAGCGTGTATCTCGGATCCGACGAGTGGGGGGAGTGGTTCGGCCAGCAGGTGGGGTGGCGCAGCGAGCGCCCGGGCGCCTCGTTCGTGTGCCGCCAGCCGAACGTCACGCTCGTGCCGGCCAGCGGAGACTGGGCCTTCACGCACAATGCCGATCCGCACCCCGTCGCGGTGTACATCGATCTGGCGTGGGACATCCGGTGGCACACCGACGGCGTGCCGCGTGGAATCGACATGGATCTCGACGTCGTGCGTCGCACCGACGACCGCGGCATCTGGATCGACGATCGCGACGAGTGGGACGAGCACCGCGTGCGGTACGGCTATCCGTCGGAGGTCGTGGCGCATCTGGAGGCGACCGCGCTCGACCTCGAGCGGCGGGTACGAGCGGGCGAGGCGCCCTTCTCGGATGCCGTGACCGGCCCGTGGCTCGCACGCCTCGCGGCGCTGGCAACCCCCGACGAACAGTCGGGCGTGCGGCCTAGACTCGACGGGTGAGCAGCGACCCCAACCGCGCCGATCTCGGTAAAGACCCGCAGCGCGTCAGCGGCATGTTCGACCAGGTCGCCGCGGCCTACGACCGCACGAACACCGTGTTGAGCCTCGGCAACGACCGTCTTTGGCGCGCCGCCACGCTGCGGGCCGTCGCCCCCAAGCGCGGGGAGCGGATCCTCGACCTGGCCGCCGGCACCGGCACCTCGTCGATGGCGTTCGTCCCCAGCGGCGCGCACGTGGTCGCCGCCGATTTCTCGCGGGGAATGATCGCCGAGGGACGCCGCCGCCATGCCGACGTGCCGAATCTCGAGTTCGTGCAGGCGGATGCCACCGACCTCCCCTTCGCCGACGGCGAGTTCGACGCGGTGACGATGTCGTTCGGCCTGCGCAACGTCAACGACCCGCGTCGCGCGCTGCGCGAACTGCGCCGGGTCACCCGCCCCGGGGGGCGCATCGTGGTGTGCGAGTTCTCGCACCCGCAGTCCCGGGCCTTCAACAGCCTCTACCGCTTCTACAACGGCCGCGTCCTCCCCCTCGTGGCGAAGGCCGTCAGCTCCAACGCCGAGGCCTACGACTACCTCAACGAGTCGATCCGCGACTGGCCCGACCAAGCGACGCTCGCGCGCTGGATGCGCGACTCGGGGTGGGACGACGTCGCCTATCGCAACCTCACGTCCGGCATCGTGGCTCTGCACCGCGGCATCCGTCCGGCTTCGTAGAGCCCTGTCAACCGTCGAGATACCCGCGGTAGCCGCGGGCCGCGCCAGGATAGGCTGAAATGGTGACCCCGAGACCGCCCGCGGCCGGCACCCGCCTGTCGGGCAAGCTGGGCCTGAGTGACCGCATCTTCGCAGGCCTCCGTTCGCGCACCCTGCTCTCCACCGTCGAGGCGGGACTCTCTCGCGTCGAGAGCGAGCTCGAGGTCGAGGTGCGCAGCGCCGACCGGCTCGCCGACGTGGCCGCGCGCTACCTCTACGAGGCCGGCGGCAAGCGCGTGCGCCCGATGCTGGCGATCCTCACCGCGCAGCTGGGACAGGGCACGACGAAAGAGGTCGTCGAGGTCGCCACGGCCCTCGAACTGACTCACCTCGGCTCGCTGTACCACGACGACGTCATGGACGGCGCCGACAAGCGCCGCGGCGTCCCCAGCGCGCAGACGGTGTGGGGCAACAACATCGCCATCCTCACCGGTGATCTGCTCTTCTCGCGCGCGAGCCAACTGATGGCTCGTCGGGGAGAGCGCGCCATCCAGCTGCAGGCCGACACGTTCGAGCGGCTCGTGCTGGGCCAGATGCACGAGACGGTCGGCCCCCAGGAGGGCGACGAGCCCGTCGAGTTCTACCTGCGTGTGCTCGCCGACAAAACCGGTTCGCTCATCGCCGCTGCGGCTCAGTGCGGCGTCATCTACTCGGGCGCGCCCGAGGAGTTCGAGCAGCCCATGGTCGTGTTCGGTGAGAAGGCCGGCGTCGCCTTCCAGCTGCTCGACGACGTCATCGACCTGTCGCCCGATCCGTCCGAGACCGGCAAGGTGCCCGGCACCGACCTGCGCGCGGGCGTGCCCACCATGCCCTATCTGCTGCTGGGGCACCGCTCCGACGCGGCCTCGGCCGACCTCCGCGCGCGCATCGACGAGGGGCAGGAGCGCATCGCCGCCGGCGCCGACCCCTCGATCCTCGACGCCGCGCTCGCGGAGCTCCGCGACCACGACACCACGCACGAGACGCTGCGCCTCGCGCACCGGTGGTCGCAAGAGGCGATCGACGCCCTCGCGCCGCTGCCGGACGGCGCCGTGCGCGAGGCGCTGACGCGCTTCGCCCGCGCGGTCGCCGACCGCTCGGCCTGACCTTTTCCACCCCCCCCGATCACGATCGAGAGGACCCCCATGACGAAGCTGCGCCTCGCCATCGTCGGAGCCGGCCCCGCCGGCATCTACGCCGCCGACATCCTGCTGAAAGCCGAGCGTCAGTTCGACGTGTCGATCGACCTGTTCGAGCAGCTCCCGGCGCCCTACGGCCTGGTCCGTTACGGTGTCGCCCCCGACCACCCGCGCATCAAGGGCGTCGTCACGGCGCTGCGCGAGGTGCTCGACCGCGGCGACATCCGCCTCTTCGGCAACGTCCGCTTCGGCGAGGACATCACCCTCGACGACCTCAAGCAGCACTACAACGCCGTGATCTTCTCGACCGGCGCGATCCGCGACGCCGACCTCGACATCCCGGGTATCGACGCGGAGGGTTCGTACGGCGCCGCCGACTTCGTGAGCTGGTTCGACGGTCACCCCGACGTGCCGCGCGAGTGGCCGCTCGAGGCCGAGTCGGTCGCGGTCATCGGCAACGGCAACGTCGCCCTCGACATCACGCGCATGCTCGCCAAGCACGCCG is a genomic window containing:
- a CDS encoding class I SAM-dependent methyltransferase; this encodes MFDQVAAAYDRTNTVLSLGNDRLWRAATLRAVAPKRGERILDLAAGTGTSSMAFVPSGAHVVAADFSRGMIAEGRRRHADVPNLEFVQADATDLPFADGEFDAVTMSFGLRNVNDPRRALRELRRVTRPGGRIVVCEFSHPQSRAFNSLYRFYNGRVLPLVAKAVSSNAEAYDYLNESIRDWPDQATLARWMRDSGWDDVAYRNLTSGIVALHRGIRPAS
- a CDS encoding polyprenyl synthetase family protein, with the translated sequence MTPRPPAAGTRLSGKLGLSDRIFAGLRSRTLLSTVEAGLSRVESELEVEVRSADRLADVAARYLYEAGGKRVRPMLAILTAQLGQGTTKEVVEVATALELTHLGSLYHDDVMDGADKRRGVPSAQTVWGNNIAILTGDLLFSRASQLMARRGERAIQLQADTFERLVLGQMHETVGPQEGDEPVEFYLRVLADKTGSLIAAAAQCGVIYSGAPEEFEQPMVVFGEKAGVAFQLLDDVIDLSPDPSETGKVPGTDLRAGVPTMPYLLLGHRSDAASADLRARIDEGQERIAAGADPSILDAALAELRDHDTTHETLRLAHRWSQEAIDALAPLPDGAVREALTRFARAVADRSA
- a CDS encoding DUF402 domain-containing protein, with the translated sequence MSNRPAPGTRLLFEWRKWDGSPHWVQDSVYLGSDEWGEWFGQQVGWRSERPGASFVCRQPNVTLVPASGDWAFTHNADPHPVAVYIDLAWDIRWHTDGVPRGIDMDLDVVRRTDDRGIWIDDRDEWDEHRVRYGYPSEVVAHLEATALDLERRVRAGEAPFSDAVTGPWLARLAALATPDEQSGVRPRLDG
- a CDS encoding isochorismate synthase, giving the protein MDDVLAYTTPYDPLFWCRRGESLAAFGDLLTLRYVGAQPGDASIAERWRAIAAAAEIDDPVQLPGTGLVAFGSFVFDPQSERDNVLRVPGMIVGRHSGRAWVTRLAFDDTPDEHEPELPPRSPFGPHWSATLGPGRQSAEGYQDAVRQAVEAIGAREVGKVVLARDIVGTVPAGSDLRRLVRSLLEGYPDCWVFAVDGLIGASPETLVTVSKRTVTARVLAGTTARGGDADSDVAAAVALTRSTKDQEEHRFAVRSVLTALEPHTSSLAAADQPFTLKLPNVWHLATDVEGVLSENASSLDLLSVLHPTAAVAGTPTAAAMDVIRRLEPFDRGRYAGAVGWTDASGDGEWAIALRCAQIGRAAPSSPTAPITAYAGAGIVADSVPESELLETRVKFRPIVEALA